Proteins encoded within one genomic window of Gambusia affinis linkage group LG09, SWU_Gaff_1.0, whole genome shotgun sequence:
- the hvcn1 gene encoding voltage-gated hydrogen channel 1 — protein sequence MSRYLRHFTAVGDVQPGEWVEEELHVDSEELSPATGQYPAALTFRASLKRLFTSDRFQIAVVCLVILDALFVMAELLIDLSVIKLEHGHLAPEVFHYLSLALLTFFMVELAGKLFVFRLEFFYHKFEVFDALVVVVSFVLDIVFIFHEDAFDGVGLLILLRLWRVARIVNGILVSVKTRADQKVHKLKESYDHLVERATELQKRNDELAQENQKLQALLKKHGIGF from the exons ATGTCTCGGTACCTGAGGCATTTCACCGCCGTGGGCGACGTGCAGCCTGGCGAGtgggtggaggaggagctgcatgtAGACAGTGAGGAGCTGAGCCCAGCGACCGGTCAGTACCCAGCAGCTCTCACCTTCAGGGCTTCACTGAAGAGGCTCTTCACCTCAGACCGCTTCCAG ATCGCTGTAGTGTGTTTGGTTATCCTGGACGCCCTCTTCGTCATGGCGGAGCTGCTAATAGACCTGTCTGTCATTAAGCTGGAACACGGTCATCTTGCTCCTGAG GTGTTCCACTACCTCAGCCTGGCCCTCCTCACCTTCTTCATGGTGGAGCTAGCTGGAAAGCTGTTTGTGTTCCGCCTTGAGTTCTTCTATCACAAGTTTGAGGTGTTTGATGCTTTAGTGGTGGTTGTATCATTTGTGCTGGACATCGTTTTCATCTTCCATGAGGATGCCTTTGATGGAGTGGGTCTCCTCATCCTGCTGAGACTTTGGAGGGTAGCCAGAATTGTCAACG GAATCTTGGTGTCGGTGAAAACTCGTGCAGACCAGAAAGTCCACAAGCTGAAGGAGAGCTACGATCACCTCGTCGAAAGAGCAACAGAGCTACAGAAGCGCAATGATGAGCTG GCACAAGAAAACCAGAAGCTGCAGgctctgctgaagaaacatGGCATTGGATTCTAA
- the LOC122836999 gene encoding tectonic-1-like, giving the protein MAVSVCTVWCNLNIFGLFISVILVTSAISATSNSNGPGKENSTNRYNQDNCTEPTVTPTELLPDSDTLLLSVAGADRLCPCDENTAVCDMNCCCDRECNEDDVALFTSCTVTTVRSGSKQLCSQDVAVYSLRTDVFGYLVLQSSVQRETNYDILCIWSQNRFDGLSFPSLSLPTGDNFDSLFSQFVGFIFDSESVGEGRPAEVQASSGYQFGDVLATAELSGQKGIFCLPAPGVTADCVNSSPAAFLKDQSSRCSQRLALDGDCSSLQALRVDTYTNVQLLAGRNADAAVVPVDVASVILQSIEGAQTELTVSDGENLLPVLTTSSGCANVVLKAVYVIKYNSSGELVNASVSLVLGFVNTSRTPNSLQQEFQVMYLQVDGGEPAVHYSGNPGYVVGMPLMSGDRATDGISRSINLRDTLSLLQSTKDQDCLKGPHQRSPVLFGQDYMSGCTLRLEDITNCSLVSQSLLNVLRGPSPPQYVASFGNSRLENVLDWVPISMNPMEAQSCNIPLSLHLEIEWTKYGSLVNPQAQIVSIREMIETNQSSLVLLSGGSSIVPVRSSVAFIPVSAAAVPGYRAAPSINAKLPFDFFFPFV; this is encoded by the exons ATGGCCGTTTCAGTTTGTACAGTTTGGTGTAATTTGAACATCTTCGGTTTATTTATCTCAGTTATTTTGGTTACTTCCGCTATAAGTGCAACGAGCAACAGCAACGGACCCGGGAAAGAGAACTCTACAAACAGATACAACCAGGATAACTGTACAGAGCCGACAGTAACCCCCACAGAGCTGCTTCCTGACTCCGATACCCTCCTTCTCTCGGTGGCCGGTG CTGACAGGTTGTGTCCCTGTGACGAGAACACGGCTGTGTGTGACATGAACTGCTGCTGTGATCGAGAGTGTAATGAGGATGACGTGGCTTTGTTCACCAGCTGCACGGTCACTACCGTGAGAAG TGGCAGCAAGCAGCTGTGCAGCCAGGATGTAGCCGTTTACAGTTTAAGGACCGATGTATTTGGCTACTTAGTGCTGCAGTCATCTGTTCAGAGAGAGACCAACTACGACATCCTCTGCATCTGGTCCCAGAACC GTTTCGATGGACTGTCTTTTCCCTCACTGTCTCTTCCAACTGGCGACAACTTTGATTCCCTCTTCAGTCAGTTTGTCGGCTTTATATTTGACTCTGAGAGTGTTGGTGAGGGGCGGCCTGCAGAAGTCCAGGCCTCATCTGGATACCag TTCGGGGATGTGTTGGCTACGGCAGAACTGAGCGGACAGAAAGGGATTTTCTGTCTTCCAGCTCCTGGTGTCACTGCTGACTGTGTGAACAGCAGCCCTGCAG CGTTCCTGAAGGACCAAAGCAGTCGATGTTCCCAGCGTTTGGCTCTGGACGGAGACTGTAGCTCCCTGCAGGCGCTCAGGGTGGACACCTACACTAACGTTCAGCTGTTAGCT GGGAGGAACGCAGACGCAGCA GTTGTTCCTGTCGATGTGGCTTCAGTCATCTTACAGTCCATAGAGGGCGCTCAAACTGAGCTGACTGTCAGTGATGGAGAAAACCTCCTTCCTGTTCTCACCACATCCAGCGGCTGTGCTAACGTGGTGCTGAAG GCTGTTTACGTGATTAAGTATAACTCGAGTGGTGAGCTAGTAAATGCCAGCGTGTCTCTGGTGCTTGGATTTGTCAACACCAGCAGGACTCCCAACTCACTGCAGCAGGAGTTTCAGGTCATGTACCTCCAG GTGGATGGCGGGGAGCCTGCAGTCCATTACAGTGGAAACCCGGGTTATGTGGTTGGAATGCCTCTCATGTCAGGAGACAGAGCAACAGA TGGCATCAGTAGAAGTATCAACCTCAGAGATactctgtctctgctgcagaGTACCAAAGACCAGGACTGTCTGAAGGGTCCTCACCAGCGCTCTCCTGTCCTGTTTGGTCAGGACTACATGTCAGGCTGCACACTAAG ACTGGAGGATATAACCAACTGCTCCCTCGTCTCCCAGTCGCTCTTGAATGTTCTGAGAGGACCAAGTCCCCCTCAGTATGTGGCTTCCTTTGGAAACTCCCGGTTAGAAAATGTCCTGGACTGGGTGCCAATCAGCATGAATCCCATG GAAGCTCAAAGTTGCAACATCCCACTGTCACTTCATTTAGAAATAGAATGGACCAAGTACGGATCCCTGGTGAACCCCCAGGCTCAGATTGTGAGCATAAGAGAAATGATTGAGACCAACCAGAGCAGTTTG GTTCTACTGTCTGGTGGCAGCAGCATTGTACCAGTCAGAAGCTCAGTGGCCTTCATCCCTGTATCTGCAGCAGCTGTTCCTGGTTACCGAGCTGCACCCAGCATTAATGCCAAACTACCCtttgattttttctttccttttgtctgA